The DNA region aaattaaataaataaattgtttctccactttttgctttatattaaaatatataattatacattTTCCGCTTGGATACCGCTAAAgtgtaaaaaatctaaagtaaaGTTTCATCGTGccataataaagttattttctaaataagaacaaaatgttacaaaaacaaaaaaaataattaacaaaaatgtgtTTGTTTCTCTATTTTTTGCCGATAGTGTATATACGAATTATAcggcaaaaaaacttaatttcagTCCACAAAACCAGGTATTTTAGGTCAAAGCAGAGGATGTAACCCTTAGGACTAGTATAAAAGATGAAAGGAAAATTCGtgaaaataactgaaaaatataaactccAGCCATGAAAAACTCTTCGTTCTAGGCATTCGTTGCTCTTCACAGCCATAAGAATAACCAGGACTAAAAACAACGAAGTCCAGGGATCACAACATAGTCTACGGAGGACTGGGTACAGCCTATTAGAAATCTAACCTATCCTGGATACCATCTGGTCTAGAAACCTCTTTAAATTGGTTTATCCATGTAGCCCATAGCCACAAGTTACCTATATGTGCTATTTAACACATGGATGAGGCTTCAAAATACACATCACTTTTAGGTAAATTTTACATCCCGgaactaaatattaacggtGCAAAACTATACAAATTTTCTGGTAAACTACTGACTGGGCTAACccatatttctataaaataaaaacaaaatcttgtaacttcgttacaCAACTAAAacttagtataagcatttaagCTAAAGTTgagtaataattttgtaacgcagtataaaaaattatataatgttCAAATAAGTGTCATTATATTGGGAATATGCTAAAAGAAAGACGCTAAAAAAGTCGAAATGACACGTCTTATTAGTGATCTacatcaaaaacaatttaacGCTGAACCTACCTAAAACCAACACCAACAAAAACTGCGCCACCTGTATATACTGCAACCGATCTAGAGACTGACTAAGTTTCACCTGGTGTTCCCCCATATGCGATAACGTTGCCGATAATTTCGACAATTGCGCGTCACTCTCGCCAGACGGAGTCCCACTATGTTGCACAACATTCCCGTTTTTCATTACTTCTCCACTTTGGACGCATTTCAGTCGGGTTTGATACACTTTTCTGTTTCCTGTATTCTAGGAAGTTAAATTTCAAAAAGCGAATTTCTAAAATAGATTTTACTTTATGTAGTACCTTCCACAGTTCTGAGATATCCAGGGTTGACACCTCTGCATCCTCTAGAGGCGTACTAATGACTAGaaatttatcttttgataatcCACCCAGTTGGAAGCCCGGCAGCAGGGTGACAGTGATGGTTTCTTTGGCACCTGGTTTAAGAAATCCCGTGCTCGGTTTTACGCGGAATTTTTCGGGTGAAGTAGTTTTTAACTATAGGTGGAAGTTAAACTTATTAACTAATAAAAgctattttttcttaaactacTAACCTTAAACGCTATTTGTGTGGAAGCATCTGTGTTATGTAGTCCCAAGGTGCTGACCAGTTCAGTTCCTTCTTTGACGAATGTGATTACTGATTGGGGTGTGACTGCTAGAGGTCCCTCTATAGTAAAAtgtcaattattatattataatgtaTTGAATTTTGACAATGTCATAGAGACTTTACAAAAACATCCTGATGCTCTAAATATCTTGAATTAGGCTGAAACATTACTGGAATAAATTTCTGTTATTAGGGCTGTTTTTTATCGAAATTGTTTAAAGGACATTTTGTAATTCTGTTCAGCCTACATGATCCTTGGAACATCGGAAAGTTTAAGTGAAGAAGCATTTTGAATGTTCCATTAAGGTCAGAAGAGACACTAAGGAtgttttgcaaatattttgcTAAGACATTTctgtagaattttttatttaaataaaagaaatcatGGAAATCAGCTGAAACTACTACGTATTTGATATCTCAATACCTTCAAggcattttgaagacatttttaCGGATCTAAATTTACTTAATATCTTACGTGTTTCAGACctgaactaattttaaattttattctatttacataattattttctaCATAATTTTACGTGATTTTCAGGCTTCggtaataattttcttaaatctctTTAAGgcattagttttttatttcattgtagACATCTGcgtttgtaaatattaaaagtttttgttataGACTTTGAGGTTCAGTGATCTTTTGCTCCAGgcattttttggtatttttttgcaacttctgcgcattttcaattatttaaaatattgggcCTCGTTGGTAAAATCGCTTTTCAtctttttcaggcatttgaaattattttttttgtttaattccagGTAGATTAcgtatttttttctaggatatcCTATATAGCAATGTTTTAGGACTTTACAGGGAATATTTCTAAATTGTCCTGAGTATTGGGGTATTAAGGAAAAATTGTGATGTTGATCTACCAATGCTTTCGCCTTTCTAGTGCCTGTCTGGTTTTAAAGACTTGGAAGATctgaaaatgaattaaaatgcctagaataaactAGAAAATTACTTAAAGCTTATGAACACAAAATGTGCAATAAAAGcccaaaagttattaaaaatgcctttagATACCAGCAAGAAACTTGcaattattttcaataacaaaaattacttctcacttatactcaaaaaaactgtaataaaaatctttacatGCCtggagtaaaatttaaattaggcCAAAATTGtggaacaaaaaatatttaaaatacctagaaaaatatgcataattttagCGCCTTGAAGAAATCATTTCAAATAGGAAGCAATTGAAATTGGCTTTGAAGACCtggaagatttgaaaaattagttaaaatgtTAGAAAgccactttaaatatttataaaaccttAAGAAGacaaaaagtatattaaaagccgagaagaaacttaaaattataaaaaaaaatgcttcaaaaaacgGGAATAAAAATGCCTTTATATGTCtagaataaaaagtaaattaggctagaatttcaaaacaaaaaatatttcatatatctGGAAAAAACAAGACATAATTTTAGTGGTTATTATAAAAGTtgtagattttaatgaaatctgTCAGAACGataagaatgattttttttgagaaattaatagTGTTAACGCCCTTGAAAGTTTGACACGAACTAATTCAAGAGTGAACTGTTTACTCAAAGGTTTTTACGAATATCCctgttaatattaatttgataGTATTAaaggttattattaaaaattgcagattttaataaagatttatatagtcgtatatagtatatagaaataaaatttaaattaagccaGAACTGTGGAACAAGAACTATTTTAAATACCTAGAAAACATGCATAATTTtagtgcattttttaaaacattttaaatgcaatgaaacaattttaaaatgactttgaagatctgaaaaattattataagttgGAATGCCTGCGATAAGATAGAAAAAGCAAGAAACTTAGCAACGCTTTTGCGAATTTGTTTTTCTCTATTTCTTCAGTATTTGCGCCTTCAAACACTGTTTGATTATTTACCATCATATTCAAATTGTATCCTCAAATTACTTTACATTTAAAAGGCTCCTAATGCTAGTGGTGCATTTAACCCGTAATTTCCTTTAAATCAAGTTTTTTGACACTATTTAGAGATACAGGACCTAACTCCTTTTGTTAGTCATTTTTGAGTGTAATCACAGTACGCGTTTTGCATGAAAAGTATCAGTTTAATCTACACCTTTTTGTATTTTCCATTTTTACAAAGACATCGTTTGACTTCTATAGGATTTTTTGAGAGGTTGCTTTTAAATTGGTTTTAATGATAACATTTCTacagtatttaaataattattgtaaaataaataggaTTTTTCGACATGCGGTcatcaattaattttatggcTTTTACATGAATAAATTCGCATTATTTAAATCTCTGAAGTTGATATATTCTTTCGTTTTTGCCTGGTAGAAAATAAGGCTAATATTTTAACGGGTATAGGCATCATCAAGAGTCAACCCAAATAGTCCCGCTATACCACGTTGAACAAAGAAGCGATTTGGCGATTTGTATAaagttacataattttattgtttatataaaatatgataattttaattttttgcacacTTATCATATCAAAGAAATTAAgcgtttataaaattaaaataaaagcctGCTTTTATTATCTGGGAAAAGAAGTGATTCTTCCAGaaatataaatgaatttttacaTATGTCCAGATGGTTGAAAATAGGGAAAATGTCTAGAAAGCTCAACTTTAACTAGCTAAAATAAGGGCACTAAAATCCTGTCTTTATTAACTAGGAACATGAGCGATTCTTCCGGGATCAATTTTAATTCTTCCGGAATTACTTGACTTTTGATTTGATCaggaaaaagcaaaaaaatcattaacatCCATGTATTAAAGAATGAGATCTTGGAGTTTTTATGATAGAAACTTCTGTACTAAGCATAATAATTTCTGTCACGACAATCATTATTGTTCTTTCAATCAAGTAATTTTTGATGTGGAATTCCTGGAAGATTTCCTATATTAGGatctaaaaaatcgttgaaatCCATGCTTCAGTGAATGAGAATTTAATGCGTTTATTATAGGAGGTCTTGTACTAAACACAATCATTTCTCTTTCACAAAAATTCCGAAACTAGgatcaaaaaaatcattaaaatccattcACTACAAAATGAGAATTTTATTGCAGAAGCTCCTGTACTAAACACAATCGCTtctctctcacaaaaaatatgATTCTTGTTCTTTAAATCGAGAAAAATTCTTATACTAGGatcgaaaaaattattaaattccaTTCATTAGTAGATGAGATCTTAGAGTTTTTATGACAGCAACTCCTGTACTATACACAACCATTTCtctctttcaaaaattatttaaatcaattgaTTTTCTATCCCCCAGGATCCCTAGAACCTCAAGAAAgttccaaattttaattttccttgtATCTGAATTCCCATATACTAATAAAGAAAACTTCATTCcaatagaaaattatataattactaAAACATCCAATTAAACTTTCTGCCCAGCTTACAAATAAGTACTTAATTTGcaattaagtatatttaatttaaaaaaaaattgttttgtctCCATTAAGTTAAtatcttcaattaaattattctattaAGAGTAAACTCGTAAAGTTCAAGTGAGTGTGTTCAAAGTGTTATATAATTCCTTCGGTGTACAAATTGATATATAACGACCacgcataaaataataataaacaaaccaTATTGACCTCCTTAATGACCCAAGGTCTAAATTTAGAAGCTcatgttttctatttttaactAGTTTTAATGCTATTTTTAACCAATCCCTCAATAAATCATAAAGTTAAGCCTCCCCCTTAACGTTGTCTTAAAGCCGGTTAAAACCTTAACCTTAATGACATAAAACTTTGACATAATTAACCATTaatctgataataataataacaaataaataaatttaaactcacTCTTACCCTCTTTGGTATCGGAATTTCCAGTTTGTTCAGCCATAGAAGAGCCGTCCACGAAATGTACCtgcaattttaagaaaatatcccGATTATCGATTCGATTTCGGTTACGTCAGAGTCGTAGAATATGCGCCACGAAAGTAAGAATTACAGGGCCAGTTCAGAAAGTAAAAGAACTTTATTTATTAGCGAGTTAGCGAGTAATGTTTGATACGTAACGTTAACAGTGCATGGTGCGATTGTGTGACGAAGCATAAAAGCAAATCAGCTAAAAATATGCAAATGCATGCTTTTTTGTGGcagtaaaaatgtatataatgaatttttatgGGCCTGTTAAGGTATAacgacataattttttttttttatattactgttTATAGAGGATGTAGAGGTAACTCCGTTATTTTAACgggatgcggttttcgcaataGTGTGCTACCTTTTCGTGAAGCTTAAGACGccgttaacaaaattttattagccctcttagtttttaagatagagcatttttgaaaatgttgcatTTTGAGACCCCTCCTcttatctccgttattcttcaACTTATAACCAAGCTGTATATTTATCGGCTATAAAATTTGTCGTTTTTTACCAtttcaaaaatatgtataatagtatacattttctttataaacaCGTAAATAAATGaccattttctaaaattaaatgattgtTTATGatggaaacaaaaataaatgttaaatattggTGTACCTTATCAGTTTTTTAATCGACTGTTGGTCTTTTTTCCAGAAccagtttattgtttattttcgttCTTTTGGTATTtctatttaattcatatttatcaAGCTTTTATTTTCCACTTTATCTTCCACTAATGGCAGtgtatgaaaattacgaaaaatatgatACCCATATTATTTTGAAGAAGCTTTGGAATTATATTTCCGTAGCTAAGCGAACTATTATGCCTATGAAAATCTCTAATATCATTATGACTTTGTGCTTGTTAAATAACCAGAATTTTAGGAGAGATAATTGAAAGAAAAGAGATATTTGCTggtttaaaagcaaatttagttTAGCTCGGATCCCTTATTTATCCGCGTCCTAAAATATACAACAGGAGAAGAAAACAGGAAAAGAAAAGAGATAGGTGTTTTGGGATATACAGAAGCAACACCTTCATCgtcatttagaaaaattaagaagaaattGGTGTGCCAAAAACTGACGCTAAGTGGATCTTgtagaaatataattatcatCAAAGAATATTATACTAACGTCTAGAAAACATATGTAATGCAAATAATTCGACTCCCCGATTGGGACCCGGCTACATCGATCTGATGTGAAATAAAATAAGCGATGTAAAACTGATATTTGtgtaatacaataaaattatgcaaaatgttaagaatttgtatcttaaaacatgaattattaagaaatcttttaaatattattattaggtaAGTAACTTATTATTAGGTACCTTTATTCTAGTGAAGTACGttgaaaaacacataaatagttcataaacggtaatattacttatatttaaagcatactCTCTTACGACAAATATTtgtcatgaaaatatttttttgaatcgGTAAGAACCGCGGTTACTCTTTTGGTTGACAGGTAAGTGTGACGTATTGTTCCCCCACCACTTAAAAATTCTGATCTAAAGAAACAGTCGCTGAAATGAATTTTCTTATTAGCAATTAGAgtgtttatgtttttgttttctggTTGATTAAGAAATTAAGTGAAACTTTTTCATCCTGCAGAGCTTGAGCCACTCTTTTCTCTCGAATAAACTAATGTGCTTTGGAAATTGGATTTAAATTAACTTGTGAATAATGCCATGTAAATTTGCATGGATGAATCCATAAACACCTTATCgcggaaattatttttatattttctttcctTTAAATTGACTTTTCTTTACTAAGTAACGTACTTTTATTAGcactttgataattttaaactaattgGTATTACAAAATAATCTTCTCAATTTATAAAGGGCGCACACCATATCGCAATcctcaatcaatttttaacaatcTAAGCACAGCCTACTTCTGAAGTCTAAAGCCGGGTAATATAgaggtattattattaataattatggagcatttattattaataaaatttacaaacagaaataaattagtGTTTACAGATCAACCAGAAATAAATCCATGTTGTAAggtagtaattattttattaaaaatttcggccaacattttttcaatagtgTAGTTTGTTATATAATTCTTTGCACCAGATTTAGACACAACAGTCCAAGATTGGACACACATGAAAATTTCCACTCCTCGGGAAAGATGCCAGAgtttagtgatttttaaaaaatatggtataaTGGAAGGTACAAAGGGAAAACCCCGTCTGGAACCGCACCTTCTGCGAGTCCAGACGGTGTAAGCAATTCTCAATATAGCACTTAGCGAAATTTCAGAGATAGGAGAGGATTTGTAATTAACATTAGTGATAGTGCTTTGGTCTTGAAAACATAAATCACTTGGAATAAATACTGATGAGAAAAATTCAGCAAATAAGTTGGCTATATCAATTCCATTTGATGCACTTTTTGTGTCCAGACCAATAACTAAAGGAACCGATCTATGGTTAGTCTGAGTACGCATAAATTTCCAAACggttttagtattatttttaatgctacTTTCTGCTTAATTAATACAAATGCCATAAAATTCTTCTGTTAAAGTTTTGCACTGCCTATGAAATAAGTTAAAAGTATGATAATCAGCCGGAAGGCGTGATAGTTTGTAATTCTTATGAGCcgtctttttttataattgaagcTTTTAATTCATCTGAAAACCATACTGAGAAATTCCTGGATTGGTGTTTTTTAATGGGAATCGGAACATGCATATCAAAACACTATAAAAGTTACTTACAGTTATTTCTATGTTATTATGCATAACAGACCAACTAAGagataaaaaatagtttatactATTAAAGTCAGCAGAATTAAAGTCATAAAAGTATGTGTTTGAATAGTCTAAGTACTTAGTCAGCTTAGATTCTAGAATTATCTTCAATGCCGAAGTTACATTTTACTAATCCTAAACATTTATTGATTGAGACTATATTAAACTGATAACTAAGTAAACAAGTcccatttacttaattttttcatcatcGCTTGGGATATTAGACCTATTGGGGAGACCAGATGAAAAAAGGCGTCTGGTACTTTAGCTCTATGGTGACGTGGAacaaagtacaattttttcaatttccaagattcaaagtaaaattaaaaaaaaaaaaccactatgaaaaaaatgcataggacattttttgttaagaatttcATACTGCACGAAAAAGATAATAGCCGATTGTAGGATAGTTTTGACGATATTtgtaagtataaaaatattttttgtgtccTCTGACCCCCTATAAAAAATTCATGGATACTTATGAGGGATGATTTATAATGTTGAAAAGAAACTCTGGTAAAAAAATTCACCCAGATGGGAATTTTTGAACAGATTGTCTTCTTTTCGTCTAATAGTCctgaaatatgaataaatgaaGCGAAAGATGAAGGTGAAGTAAAATTGATAAAATCTTGGCTAGGCAGTTGAAGACTGGAAAAACAACTTCCAAGAGTGCAAAtgagtatacagggtgttccgttgatcatgttactaacttctagggcagatagaaaacgtcaaaagaaaaacaaaagttcatataaacatatgggtccggaaaagcttcctcagggagctctagagctctttgaaaataacctttaaaaacaagttttttttaatagctccggaactactttagctaccgcaaccaattttgggaggtaaattattgttagtacgtttattcttttgaacctactaaataaaaaaaaaattactagggACTTCaaaatcaggggggtatttggtaaatttaggcccatttctttaagactttaatttctgtccatttgggcattagattatgatgttcctatgctttttacataaaaaaggtgctcttagtaaaagtcggtaaatatcaccgtttttgtggaaattgactaaaaccaaactaagatacagcacctgaattaattattttaataataataataatgctaattcattaccactgtcagtattttttaaatttgtcactgtcagtattttttacatgatattaattccctttttatttcggttaagtaatggaagattacacttttgctgaatacgccgatatgcttttaatttatggggaagttcgatgtaatggtggagctgcttctcgactatatgaagagcggtttcccgaaaggcgaatcttagctcacacactttttgaaagggtcaatcaaaggctcagggagactggctccgttaaaataaaaccccaagataatggcgcgcaaaggaacatccgaatcccggattttgaggaaggagtgcttcagcgatttgaagataacccatcagtaagtactcgagcagtagctgatgcgatacatgtaaatcatgttaaggtatggaacgttgttaacgaacagcttcttcggccctaccacctgcaaaaggtgcaatcattaggacccaatgattttatgccccgtgtgaatttttgccagtggtttcttgaccggtgtacagaagaacctcaatctCCAAAatttgtcctttttactgacgaggcagctttatttacaaaagaaggcatttttaaatcTAAGAATAATCGTGTGTGGacccttatggtattcattttaggagctatcaacataagttttcggttAATATGTGGGtcggcattgttggagaacgcttaattggtccaattatgttgcctcctcgtttaacgggaaatatttatttacattttttaagaaatgtactgccagaactattagatgatctgcccctaaatatacgacagaacttatggctacaacacgatggagcgccagctcatttttcacttattgtccgcgagtttataaatgaaaattttggacgcgctggattggccgcggaggtCCTGTCtcctggccagcgcgctcaccaaatttgacacccttagatttttttctttgggcgcctatgaaaagtctcgtatatgaaactccagtcgagtcagaagaagacctggtggccaaaatttccgcagctgctgaagtaatccaaaccacgcctgatatttttaaccacgtcaaccttaatctggtgcgtagatacaataaatgtatcgatcgtggcggccggcattttgagcaattaatattataagtttatttttgtaataccaatctttaataaaatttgtttatgtttctaaaattgttaatttattggttttttattacacttaaaatcatttaaacattttatgcctcaaggtaattaaagtgacagttaattaatttgtgtaccaatttaataaagtggctaccttaactttttttaaacatttattttttatttacgccagttttttttttaattgtttattaataataataggtaattcatttttgtatcttataacttgcttttcgtcaattttcacaaaaacggtgatatttaccatttatcGACtcttactaagagcaccttttttatgtaaaaagcataggaacatcataatctaatgcccaaatgggcagaaattaaaatcttaaagaaatgggcctaaatttaccaaatacccccctgattctgaagcccctggtaaatatttttttttctttagtaggttcaaaagaataaacttccaaacaataatttacctcccaaaattggttgcggtagctaaagtagtttcggagctattaaaaaaaaactagtttttaaaggttatttttaaagagctctagctccctgaggaagcttttccagacccatgtttatatgaacttttgtttttcttttgacgttttctatctgccctagaagtttgtaacatgatcagcggaacaccctgtatttgcgaaaaaggtttttttaacatctggcaaattttaaattttttaaaaatcgtttttaaactgcctggaagttactttaaattaatgtttaattttttttttaaaaacaggaactaaaaaatcgaataaaatgTGAAATGCAGTAAAGTTCTACTCCttatgtattaaatattggaaTTACATTATTAGAAAAACCATAAACTTGCAGTACTAAAATATACCCATAAACAGTTACTACTAAAAAATCATTCAACATCTTTCACTCAAGTAACCAAGAATAGTTAACCATAAATTTATTCAATCAATTAgtatacagaaaaaaattaagttttaaatatttcttgtaaagGTACCTTCTTGACGAAAGATGTATTACTACTATTCTCAATGGGTGCTTCTTTGGATTTATTGGCCTGTGGTTCTTCTGgcacaaaactaaaaacataatCAGAGTTTCCACCCCAGCATTTAAGAGCTTGATCTTTGTCGATATAGTTCATGATGTCTTTTTTCCCtatcatttttagtttttctataGCTTTCTCTGGTAACCAAGTTTTTATTATCTTGAAGGCAGCTAAAAGAAATTTGTGATTTACATCCCAATGGATTGAAATAATGATAAATACCTTACCGCTTAAAACCCAAGGCatttcataaatataaatattatttaagaaaaatgggTAGTAGTCATTAAATAGGCCTATAAGGTACTTTACTATGTCCATGTCCATGTTGCTTAGGCCACAACCttccatatcaaaaaatatacttattatatCTCCCTTTGACAttctacaaaataaaattataaaatcataaCATTTAAATCTCCTAAATTACCTTTCAATTCTTTCAAACCAATACACAATACACCTCTTAAGATCATTGGCATCAACGGCGCCTTTGCTATGCATTTTcagcttaaaaattaaaatgtggtaTCCATCTTTATCCACTCCATGAGGAAAAAAAGCTCCTCTAACTATTATGTCCATTTTAATTGTTCCTTCATTAATGTCtgcaaaaagaattaataaaattagtataacCTACATGATTCAAAAGGAATCATTTACCATTTACACCAAAATCCTTCCTCCATGTAACAGCATTCCACATCATATCCAGAGCTTCTTTTACATTTTGCTCTTTGTGTGCTATAAATCTCTGTAGCCAGTGATTATCTTGTTTTATTCTTTCATAATCCTTCGGGTGGATACCTTAAGAAAttattacatgttttttttaaaatgcatttgTGGATTAAGCAAGGGATTTAATCtttgttaaaatgtttaatgtAGAATGTGAATTCTATTCATGTGCATGTTCAGATGGTTCCTTGCCAAAGGGATATTTTCTGTtggattttagttttaatatattgaCTTGAATTTTTGTCATCATTTAACAAAATGGTTACAAAAAGGTTATTCAATGCTTAAATCCCTTTATTCCCAAAGATATGTGTTGAATATAGAAACAAGAAAGCTGCTTTGCGATTCCCTGATTCTTTCACACCTGAATGGTCCTTGTCTTGATCATAGGGTCAAAAAGCATGTGCAAAAACTTCAAATTGCTTGTGTGAGATACATATTTGGAATATGGAGACCACATGGGATATCACACAAATTAAAGGACTTGCACTGGCTGAATATGTCTCAAAGAAGAGAGTTAAATTACACTGTGTTTTGCTAtacaatcttaaaaaatagATGTCCTCCCCACCTAATAGATAGAGTTAAGTGCAGGGCTGTTACTAGCCGAGTCAATATAAGACATAGAAATCCTCTGGAGATCCCATGGCATcgcaaagaaatttttaaattcagctTTTCCTATAATAGGGCAACTTGTAtgaataaacatatattataattgCCAAAGTCATAAAGTAGCTTTATTTGTAACTAACAAAATAATGTTGTATACAAAGCCTTATCTCTTCCTTAATTTCTAATCTACCATAATGCTAATACTATCTTATGCCTATCAGGTTATTATGAGGTTTCTCTGAAATTTTAGAAATGGCAATGAgcacaagatttaatttttttttttattgcaaccTCTTAAGTCAGAGTCAACATGGTTTCTTTAAAGGTAAATAAAGGTAAATTCATTTACCATGGAACCCCAATGGTTTTTACACCTGGAAAAGGGTGAACTTTCCTTAGTATGCTCTTGAACTTGTCCCAAGCATATGACTGACAGATAG from Anthonomus grandis grandis chromosome 8, icAntGran1.3, whole genome shotgun sequence includes:
- the LOC126739388 gene encoding motile sperm domain-containing protein 2-like; its protein translation is MPSKSSPVSEVPLSLVEEVRSKFLQQVQEKGQNCIHPKDYERIKQDNHWLQRFIAHKEQNVKEALDMMWNAVTWRKDFGVNDINEGTIKMDIIVRGAFFPHGVDKDGYHILIFKLKMHSKGAVDANDLKRCIVYWFERIERMSKGDIISIFFDMEGCGLSNMDMDIVKYLIGLFNDYYPFFLNNIYIYEMPWVLSAAFKIIKTWLPEKAIEKLKMIGKKDIMNYIDKDQALKCWGGNSDYVFSFVPEEPQANKSKEAPIENSSNTSFVKKVHFVDGSSMAEQTGNSDTKEEGPLAVTPQSVITFVKEGTELVSTLGLHNTDASTQIAFKLKTTSPEKFRVKPSTGFLKPGAKETITVTLLPGFQLGGLSKDKFLVISTPLEDAEVSTLDISELWKNTGNRKVYQTRLKCVQSGEVMKNGNVVQHSGTPSGESDAQLSKLSATLSHMGEHQVKLSQSLDRLQYIQVAQFLLVLVLGIIIIYILSNSPSLDRPTIPSEAYCEKPPQP